aagtgtatttgcaattgactaaaattttattcgtcaacaaattatgtttttattaatttgaaatgatgtaccctatcaatgaacaatgttaatataaacgtaataattgagttctaaattctagttttaccccaacgataaaaaatgttcatataagcgtaattattgggtttgaaaacctagtttctttataggtgatgagtgtatttgcaattgactaaaattttattcattaacaaattatgttttttattaatttgaaaagatgtaccccaacgctaagaaattttcatataagcgtaattattgggttttaaactctagttttctgaaaacctagattatttattgtggataagtttatttgcaattgacttaaattttattcgtcaacaaattatgtttttattaatttgaaaagatgtaccctatcaataaacaatgttaatataaaggtaataattgagttctaaattctagttttaccccaacactaaaaattttcatatgagcgtaattattgggtttgaaactctagttttctgaaaacctaatttctttatagttgataagtgtatttgcaattgacttatattttattcgtcaacaaattatgtttttattaatttgaaaagatgtaccctatcaatgaacaatattaatataaaggtaataattgagttctaaattctagttttaccccaacgctaagaaaatttcatataagcgtaattactgggttttaaactctagttttctgaaaacatagtttatttatagtggataagtgtatttgcaattgactaaaatttcattcatcaacaaattatgttttttattaatttgaaaagatataccccaacgctaagaaattttcatgtaagcgtaattattgggtttgaaactctagttttctgaaaacatagtttatttatagtggataagtgtatttgcaattgactaaaattttattcgtcaacaaattatgtttttattaatttgaaatgatgtaccctatcaatgaacaatgttaatataaacgtaataattgagttctaaattctagttttaccccaacgataaaaaatgttcatataagcgtaattattgggtttgaaaacctagtttctttataggtgatgagtgtatttgcaattgactaaaattttattcattaacaaattatgttttttattaatttgaaaagatgtaccccaacgctaagaaattttcatataagcgtaattattgggtttgaaactctagttttctgaaaacctagattatttattgtggataagtgtatttgcaattgacttaaattttattcgtcaacaaattatgtttttattaatttgaaaagatgtaccctatcaatgaacaatgttaatataaacgtaataattgagttctaaattctagttttaccccaacgataaaaaatgttcatataagcgtaattattgggtttgaaaacctagtttctttataggtgatgagtgtatttgcaattgactaaaattttattcattaacaaattatgttttttattaatttgaaaagatgtaccccaacgctaagaaattttcatataagcgtaaatattgggttttaaactctagttttctgaaaacctagattatttattgtggataagtttatttgcaattgacttaaattttattcgtcaacaaattatgtttttattaatttgaaaagatgtaccctatcaatgaacaatgttaatataaaggtaataattgagttctaaattctagttttaccccaacactaaaaattttcatatgagcgtaattattgggtttgaaactctagttttctgaaaacctaatttctttatagttgataagtgtatttgcaattgactcatattttattcgtcaacaaattatgtttttattaatttgaaaagatgtaccctatcaatgaacaatattaatataaaggtaataattgagttctaaattctagttttaccccaacgctaagaaaatttcatataagcgtaattactgggttttaaactctagttttctgaaaacatagtttctttatagttgataagtgtatttgcaattgactaaaattgtattcattaacaatttatgttttttattaatttgaaaagatgtaccccaacgctaagaaattttcatataagcgtaattattgggttttaaactctagttttctgaaaacctagtttatttatagtggataagtgtatttgcaattgactaaaatttcattcatcaacaaattatgttttttattaatttgaaaagatataccccaacgctaagaaattttcatgtaagcgtaattattgggtttgaaactctagttttctgaaaacatagtttatttatagtggataagtgtatttgcaattgactaaaattttattcgtcaacaaattatgtttttattaatttgaaatgatgtaccctatcaatgaacaatgttaatataaacgtaataattgagttctaaattctagttttaccccaacgataaaaaatgttcatataagcgtaattattggtgTTGCGCCGTCAGCACTTACGTTAACAGCAGTTTACTGACGACTCGCGGATGTGTGGGAGCAAGTGATAAAGatccaaaaataatgtttcacaatataatatatataattatttgatacgtACAAGTACAACACACTAAATACAATAAAGGGACAATGCCGAAGACGTCTCTTCAAACAAAtgccatataataattataataaataacggaCGCACACAGGTgcacaatatacaaataaataagaatacaataataatataatatatatattaacgatACCGCTGGTCACCGTTTGTGGACATCGGGATCCCACGACGATTGGCGAAATATCTTCGGAATGACGGCCCTGGTGTAAACAGCCGGGCAGGGGTTAGGTCACTGACCTCTCGCAAGATGCGTAACCACGACGCGACGTAGAATGAACGATCGgcgcaggtatataataataattatattaaaatgattaacgaCCACGGGCACGGCGACCAATACCGGACGGCGGTGCGAAAGATGGCAACACGCGTGCGAAGAACACGACACGTTTTACGGGCGGCACAGAAGGGTACGCACACGAAAAGACTCAACCACGAGGTTTTGTGGTCGGCACACCCGAACAAAACGTGCACAAGTCGGAACGGAACGAACGGTCCGACCGCAGGAAAAAGACAGCGACGGCCGGGCCGCGGACAACCGGTGGTCAGCGAAGCCGATCGCCAAAAGTTCGCGCAAGCGCACTTCGGCGTCGGAACGTCAGCGGGGTGACAACAAGTGTCAAACGGACACACTGTTCGTAATAGGCACGAAAAGGCTCAAGTTCGAACATCCTCCCCCTATGGGAGGCCTGGCCTCACATATCGTGGAGTAACAGTAGTCGACAGCGCAGGAACCGTGGTGCATATCCCAACATTGAATCCGATCTTCGTGACGGCGGTTAtcgttaatacaaaaaaaaattcatcacaTATGGTGaacatatagttattataataatgaacataaGACCAGGAGAAatacatatgatataaaatataaaacaaaatattaggtaacaatatatgtacaatgtacatatatgtataataaatagaaaaaatacaaagtataatataaataaaaaataattaataatcaaaaaaaaaaaaaaaaatgttttttttttttgttttatatatctaCCAATGGGTCATTGAGCATTTGCCCAACACTAAGCGATTGACAACATCTTTGGTAATCGCGCGtagcataaaaaattaaacgggTGAGCTGAAGCAATGTGCTGAAACGTCGGCACGCATGGTACCCACAAGGTCCCTGTACCTAACGCGACAAGAAGAACATTATTTGGTGGGTAACAGCACGAGTTTAACCACTGGTCGTACGACGCTACCTGCTTGCGTTATAACTCGAGCGACACGGACATGACCATCAGTACCTGGAAACAACTCTACTATACGACCGAGTCGCCACCTTAGGGGGGGGCTTTGGTTGTCTACTACCACGACCATATCGTCCACCTTCACATTGGGGACACCCTTGGTCCACTTGGACCTCTCCTGTAGCGTAGTCAGATACTCAGAGGACCAACGGCGCCAAAAAGACTGATGGCACTGATCCATCAACTTCCACCGATCGGTTAAACTACGGGCGGGCTCTGGACCCGATCTAGGCGGAACGGTAAGAAGCGGTTGACCTATTAAAAAATGACTAGGCGTCAAACACTCGAGATCATGCGGATCCGTCGAGGCGGGCGTGAGCGGACGCGAGTTTAAAACGGCCTCTACGCGCGCTAATATGGTCGTAAACTCTTCGTACGTGAAGATGTGTGTCCCTATGACTCGTATTAAAAGGCGTTTCGTCGATCGCACCGCCGCTTCCCATAAGCCTCCGAAATGGGGGGCGCTAGGCGGATTGAAGTGCCACTCGCAGATAGCACGCGAATTGGCGATAGCGGCCCGGCCCTCCGGGCTGTGGATAAGCGCGCGTAATTTCTTATCAGCCCCGACGAAATTAGTGCCGCAGTCCGAGAACACGTCGCTTGGTAAACCTCGACGGGCAATAAAACGATCGAACGCAGCTAGAAAGGCGTCGGTCGACAGGTCGGTCACCACTTCGAGGTGGACAGCTTTCGTagtgaaacaaataaaaaccgcaatataaattttgaaaatgcgGGATCTGCGTAGTCTAGTTTCGCGCATTTGTAGGGGGCCCGCATAATCAACGCCTACACGTTCGAAGGGTCGTCGCTGTTGGACACGAGTGTCGGGCAAGTCTGCCATTAACGGCTGTACGCGTTTAGCATCAAACCGCACACAAACCGAACAGTTTGTAATAATACTATGCAACACCGATCGAAGCGATATGATCCAAAATCGACGTGAAATAAGCGCGGTAAGAACTCGCGGGCCCGCATGACAAGTCACCAGGTGCCAACGATGGCACAATAAATATGCGTAATACGAACGCTTGGCCAACAAAATCGGATGCTTGCAATCATAAGTTAATAATGAATGCCGCAGGCGTCCGCCAACGCGGATGACACCGTCCGGGTCTATAAAGGGTGCTAAACGAGCAAGCGGCTTGGACGAAACATGTTTACCTGTCGACAATTCATGTAACAGCACGGCGAAATGTACGCGCTGTGACTCAGCCTCTAATATACGAGCGGCGTTATCTAGTTCCGACTTTTGCAAATATGCGGGCGCGATGTGGTCCGGTTGTCGACGTACTCGACGAATACCGGCGGCAATAAACCGGCGCATATACGCCACCACTCGTAACATACGGTCGTAACTAGAAAAACGATTAAACCATTCGACTTTAATTTCGTCAACACGGGCGGCGCAGGACACTGGACGAAGTTCGGGCAGGTCACATAACGGTAGCGGCGAACGAGCATCATCCCATTCCGATGGGTCGCCGTACGCTAGTTGTGGGCCGTGCCAATACAATTTGTGCTGCGCTAGAGCAGCCGGCATGATGCCACGCGACGCGCAGTCGGCGGGGTTATTGACCGAGTCAACATGCCGCCATCGACAATCCGGCAGTAAATTGCGAACTTGGTGCACTCGATTCGAcacataaattttaaatgcttcgTGCGGGGCACTTAACCATGATAACACTATCGTGGAATCTGACCACGCATTTATACCGACAATATTAAGTTGCGGGGCCAAAATGTCGCGGACGCGACTTAACCATCGAGCCAATAACAACGCGGCGTTTAATTCTAATCGGGGGATGGTTAATGATTTTATGGGCGctaatttagtttttgtaccAATTAAAAATACGGACGCGTTAACATCGACGTCAGCCATGCGCACATACACGACCGCCGCGTAGCCGAGTTGCGAGGCGTCACAAAATCCAATTAAATAGCACGGCGCGCCGCGACTCGAGTTCAAATGACGCGGAACCCGAATATTTAATAACGACGGTAAGTCGGAGACGAACGCGATCCATTCGTCGTGAATATTGTTTGGTAAAGGCTCATCCCAAGTCATGCCAAGTTGCCAGGTACGCTGCATTATAGACTTAGCTAAAAATACCGCGGGAGCGAACACACCTAGCGGGTCGAATATACGCGCTACTAAAGAAAGAATGCCACGTTTAGTGCATACGGGTGCTGAGTCGAGACTTAACGCGCAACAGAAAAAATCCCCCTCGGGATGCCATTGTAAGCCGAGCACCTTGGTACCGTAGCCGTCGACCGATTCGAATGGCATAGGCGCACACACGCGATCTGCGGCTGATACCGCGTCTAAAACGCGTGGCGTATTTGACGCCCACTTTTTCAGTTCTAATCCCGATTTGTTCATAACAGAGATTAAATCGGACTGCAATTTTAATACGTTCGAAATTGTATCTGCCCCGTCGCAAATGTCGTCGACATAGGTTTGACGTGTCAACGCATTACCCACAAACTCGAAATTATCGCAATCATCGGATGCGATAGTTTGTAACACGCGTAGAGCGAGATAAGGCGCGCAATTAACGCCGTACGTGACGGTATTTAGCTCATATTCTACAAGTGCGTCGTGTGGCGACGGTCGCCATAAAATATGTTGGAATTGACGATATTccggtaaaattaatatttgtctaTACATTTTGCAGATGTCGGTCGTAAAAACGTACTTGGGGACCCGAAATCTAGTCAAAATGTCGACTATGTCCTGTTGTAATTTAGGACCGgtaaacaaacaattattcAATGAC
This genomic window from Metopolophium dirhodum isolate CAU chromosome 1, ASM1992520v1, whole genome shotgun sequence contains:
- the LOC132933444 gene encoding uncharacterized protein LOC132933444 is translated as MTDEKDIERTSRLLARAKVKRTTIISQIRAIHTMALRVQSEPDLASEFALNAADLDALWFQFRTDDDSVLDLLAASDKLADYSPDMIAEVRQLINSAKNIAQRLIPTGADAVDLSYLREGTLSVQKSREDPVKSLSRLPDIPLPSFEGDYRSWPNFRDRFSALVHKRSNLSNIDKMYYLIGCLKGAAADAVRGIPVSADNYELVMSTLSDKFNRPRLVATSLVDKLLQSSAMTQESLNDLNTFVGTFSESISLLDALKIPDSGSFILFSIAFRRLPVSTRKLFEANSTVDYPSIGQLLDFLRSRVAILEVVGESHKSSTNNAPSKSTGQFRKGGDYAGKPRLTSLVTSKSNSTCPCCAGTHALTSCARFKNWGPDERARWTRDKKLCFNCFSDEHWAPKCNAKSSCQNCTRKHHSLLHHSISSSRDHDVRNESPAAEASLCASLPRPPPHQASSIILGTALVHMRDRSGSWQTMRALIDCASQISAVTSACADRLGLKRSRWTAPISGLSGVPVVNVQGRVECNVQPRFASEPVLSINAWVLPAITSDLPRTTLHSSIKERYSNLALADPSFDITSPIDILLGGDVYASIMDGRKFSVDKALPTAFSSVFGWILIGPVDAREAHPYQSVPVAMTVSIEGLMERFWQVEEPAAAPATFTDEGRCEKLFCEQSIRLPCGRFSVPLPFRAPPSADTFVGSRELAVRRFDALERKLATSPQLKSLYVQFMSEYISLGHMSVATSPGRYFIPHHAVYRPAIDENKIRVVFDASAQSSRGPSLNNCLFTGPKLQQDIVDILTRFRVPKYVFTTDICKMYRQILILPEYRQFQHILWRPSPHDALVEYELNTVTYGVNCAPYLALRVLQTIASDDCDNFEFVGNALTRQTYVDDICDGADTISNVLKLQSDLISVMNKSGLELKKWASNTPRVLDAVSAADRVCAPMPFESVDGYGTKVLGLQWHPEGDFFCCALSLDSAPVCTKRGILSLVARIFDPLGVFAPAVFLAKSIMQRTWQLGMTWDEPLPNNIHDEWIAFVSDLPSLLNIRVPRHLNSSRGAPCYLIGFCDASQLGYAAVVYVRMADVDVNASVFLIGTKTKLAPIKSLTIPRLELNAALLLARWLSRVRDILAPQLNIVGINAWSDSTIVLSWLSAPHEAFKIYVSNRVHQVRNLLPDCRWRHVDSVNNPADCASRGIMPAALAQHKLYWHGPQLAYGDPSEWDDARSPLPLCDLPELRPVSCAARVDEIKVEWFNRFSSYDRMLRVVAYMRRFIAAGIRRVRRQPDHIAPAYLQKSELDNAARILEAESQRVHFAVLLHELSTGKHVSSKPLARLAPFIDPDGVIRVGGRLRHSLLTYDCKHPILLAKRSYYAYLLCHRWHLVTCHAGPRVLTALISRRFWIISLRSVLHSIITNCSVCVRFDAKRVQPLMADLPDTRVQQRRPFERVGVDYAGPLQMRETRLRRSRIFKIYIAVFICFTTKAVHLEVVTDLSTDAFLAAFDRFIARRGLPSDVFSDCGTNFVGADKKLRALIHSPEGRAAIANSRAICEWHFNPPSAPHFGGLWEAAVRSTKRLLIRVIGTHIFTYEEFTTILARVEAVLNSRPLTPASTDPHDLECLTPSHFLIGQPLLTVPPRSGPEPARSLTDRWKLMDQCHQSFWRRWSSEYLTTLQERSKWTKGVPNVKVDDMVVVVDNQSPPLRWRLGRIVELFPGTDGHVRVARVITQAGSVVRPVVKLVLLPTK